A window of Paraburkholderia bryophila contains these coding sequences:
- a CDS encoding ligase-associated DNA damage response exonuclease, translating into MKPDRNQGDREGDSQDLVIARPEGLYCAAGDFYIDPWRPVERAVITHAHSDHARFGHRHYLASRPGANVLLSRLPGIALQTLAYGERLAIGGTVVSLHPAGHVLGSAQVRIEHAGRVWVASGDYKLDPDPTCDAFEPVRCETFITESTFGLPIYRWDPPQNVFDGIDSWWRHNAAEGRASVLFCYSFGKAQRVLASVDAGIGPIFCHGAVEPLNRAYRDAGVPLPPVRLVSEIERKDKAMFRQALIVAPPSAQGSAWLKRFGDYSDAFASGWMRLRGARRRRGVDRGFVLSDHADWPSLQSAIQATEAGRVIVTHGSVEPMVRWLREQGLEAGAFETQYGDDTVEADAAVADQTASAQDSDVASHAPAEQADERIDRIDRIDQPETRDESIPGANTS; encoded by the coding sequence GTGAAGCCGGACCGCAATCAGGGCGACCGTGAGGGCGACAGTCAGGACCTCGTCATCGCGCGACCCGAAGGTTTGTATTGCGCGGCAGGTGACTTCTACATCGATCCATGGCGGCCGGTCGAGCGCGCCGTGATCACGCATGCGCATTCCGACCACGCACGCTTCGGCCATCGGCATTATCTTGCTTCACGACCTGGCGCAAACGTGCTGCTGTCGCGCTTGCCCGGCATTGCGCTGCAGACGCTCGCTTACGGCGAGCGCCTCGCGATCGGCGGCACGGTCGTCTCGCTGCATCCCGCCGGGCATGTGCTGGGTTCCGCGCAAGTGCGGATCGAACACGCCGGCCGCGTGTGGGTCGCCTCGGGCGACTACAAGCTCGACCCCGACCCCACCTGCGACGCGTTCGAACCCGTGCGCTGCGAGACCTTCATCACCGAATCGACCTTCGGCTTGCCGATTTACCGATGGGACCCGCCGCAAAACGTGTTCGACGGTATCGACTCATGGTGGCGCCACAACGCCGCCGAAGGACGCGCGTCGGTGCTGTTCTGCTATTCGTTCGGCAAGGCGCAGCGCGTGCTGGCCAGCGTCGACGCGGGCATCGGCCCGATCTTCTGTCATGGCGCCGTCGAACCGCTCAATCGCGCGTATCGCGACGCCGGTGTACCTTTGCCGCCGGTCAGGCTGGTCAGCGAAATCGAGCGCAAGGACAAGGCGATGTTTCGCCAGGCGTTGATCGTGGCGCCGCCGTCCGCGCAAGGCAGCGCGTGGCTCAAACGCTTCGGCGACTATAGCGATGCGTTCGCGTCGGGCTGGATGCGCCTGCGCGGCGCGCGGCGCAGACGCGGCGTCGATCGCGGCTTCGTGCTGTCGGATCACGCCGACTGGCCCAGCTTGCAAAGCGCGATTCAGGCGACGGAGGCCGGCCGGGTGATCGTCACACATGGTTCGGTCGAGCCGATGGTGCGTTGGTTGCGCGAGCAAGGACTTGAAGCCGGCGCGTTTGAAACGCAATACGGCGACGATACGGTCGAAGCGGACGCGGCGGTCGCGGACCAAACGGCGTCCGCGCAGGACAGCGACGTCGCATCTCACGCACCCGCCGAGCAGGCTGACGAGCGCATCGATCGCATCGATCGCATCGACCAGCCCGAAACGCGCGACGAGTCCATCCCCGGCGCGAACACATCATGA
- a CDS encoding IS3 family transposase (programmed frameshift), with product MQRYSAETREWVVQQMMPPFNRAVIELAGATGITTVTLRAWRQSARQAGEFMPGNGKTSDQWSSADKFRVVLETASLSEVETSEYCRRKGIYPEQIRQWREACEQANPPEVKLTLAQRLEVKAQQKRIRELERQLKRADAARAEAAALLNLRKKAGRDLGQGRGRLISRPDRDEAMQLIDEAVQQGARRALACEQLGISVRSVQRWRETRQDGRTLAIRKAPPNRLTEAEREAVLEVANRPGYASLTPHQIVPKLADEGVYIASESTFYRILKAAGQGQRRGRAQAPQRRTLTTHCATGPNQVWCWDITWMPSTVRGRYFYWYMMKDIYSRKLVMNEVWEQESAEHAGVLLAKGCLREGIAGRPLVLHSDNGSAMKGATMRAAMIDLGVQPSFSRPRVSNDNAFAESLFRTAKYCPMWPEQPFDTLDAARVWVQRFVQWYNEEHRHSGLKYVSPAQRHRAEANELLVRRRALYQTSRQRNPARWSGAIRNWHLADSVYLNPERTQASADMYKHAA from the exons ATGCAACGCTATTCAGCAGAGACGCGGGAATGGGTAGTCCAACAGATGATGCCGCCGTTCAATCGTGCGGTCATCGAGCTGGCGGGAGCGACGGGCATCACGACGGTGACGCTACGCGCCTGGCGGCAGAGCGCAAGACAGGCTGGGGAATTCATGCCGGGTAATGGCAAGACAAGCGATCAATGGTCGAGCGCCGACAAGTTCAGGGTGGTGCTGGAGACGGCGTCGCTGAGCGAGGTGGAGACTTCAGAGTACTGCCGCAGGAAGGGCATCTATCCGGAGCAGATCCGGCAGTGGCGCGAGGCGTGCGAGCAGGCCAACCCGCCGGAGGTAAAACTCACGCTGGCCCAGCGCCTGGAAGTGAAGGCCCAGCAGAAACGCATCCGTGAACTGGAGCGTCAGCTCAAGCGCGCCGATGCGGCACGTGCGGAGGCGGCGGCGTTGCTGAACCTGCGAAAAAAAGCCG GACGCGATCTGGGGCAAGGAAGAGGAAGACTGATCAGCCGCCCGGATCGCGATGAAGCCATGCAGTTGATCGACGAAGCGGTGCAGCAGGGGGCGCGCCGTGCCCTTGCGTGTGAGCAGTTGGGGATCAGCGTGCGCAGCGTGCAGCGCTGGCGCGAAACGCGGCAGGATGGCCGGACGCTGGCCATCCGGAAGGCGCCGCCGAACCGGCTGACTGAGGCCGAGCGTGAGGCCGTGCTGGAGGTGGCCAACCGCCCGGGTTATGCGAGTCTGACGCCCCACCAGATCGTGCCGAAACTGGCTGATGAGGGCGTGTATATCGCGTCCGAATCGACGTTCTACCGGATCCTGAAAGCAGCCGGTCAGGGGCAGCGTCGCGGTCGCGCGCAGGCCCCACAACGACGCACGCTCACGACGCATTGCGCCACCGGCCCGAACCAGGTGTGGTGCTGGGATATCACGTGGATGCCCAGCACGGTGCGGGGGCGCTACTTCTACTGGTACATGATGAAGGACATCTACAGCCGCAAGCTGGTGATGAACGAGGTGTGGGAGCAGGAGTCGGCCGAGCACGCGGGCGTGCTGCTGGCCAAGGGGTGTCTGCGCGAAGGCATTGCCGGTCGTCCGCTGGTGCTGCACTCGGATAACGGCAGTGCGATGAAGGGCGCCACGATGCGCGCGGCCATGATTGATCTGGGCGTGCAGCCTTCATTCAGCCGGCCGCGCGTGAGCAACGACAACGCGTTTGCCGAGTCGCTGTTCCGCACGGCGAAGTATTGTCCGATGTGGCCCGAGCAGCCGTTCGATACGCTCGACGCTGCCCGTGTCTGGGTTCAGCGCTTTGTGCAGTGGTACAACGAGGAGCACCGTCACAGTGGCCTGAAATATGTCAGTCCGGCGCAACGGCATCGCGCCGAAGCGAACGAGCTGCTGGTCCGACGGCGTGCACTCTACCAAACCTCGCGCCAGCGCAATCCCGCACGCTGGTCAGGCGCTATCCGCAACTGGCACCTCGCGGATTCGGTCTATCTGAATCCTGAGCGAACCCAGGCTTCGGCCGACATGTATAAGCACGCAGCGTAA
- a CDS encoding YihY/virulence factor BrkB family protein has product MQTLIDEHALYVAKHPGSFVLQTLKAFRANQGLLLAGAVAYYALLSIVPLLILIVIVLSRLVPQHVLLTALGHLLQWLVPGQSSALVRELANFLAHRAVIGWVLLVTMIFFSSLAFTVLENAMSLIFVHRVVVRRRHFLLSALLPYCYILFLGVGLLIVTFVSSGLEAIGAEGVDLFGLHVSLQGLSRVVLYLLGLSGEIFVLTSIYLVMPVGKPSLKHALFGGVVAAVLWEITRHVLVWYFATLSQVSVVYGSLTMAIVILFSLEWLATLLLFGAQVISQYERFGLEPPGAPLPKIKTG; this is encoded by the coding sequence ATGCAAACGCTCATCGACGAACACGCGCTCTATGTCGCGAAACATCCCGGCAGCTTCGTGCTGCAAACGCTGAAGGCGTTCCGCGCGAACCAGGGCTTGCTGCTCGCGGGCGCGGTGGCGTATTACGCGTTGCTCTCCATCGTGCCGTTGCTGATCCTGATCGTGATCGTGCTGTCGCGGTTGGTCCCGCAGCATGTGCTGCTGACCGCGCTCGGGCATCTGCTGCAATGGCTCGTGCCGGGGCAATCGAGTGCGCTGGTGCGCGAGCTCGCGAATTTTCTTGCACACCGCGCGGTGATCGGCTGGGTGCTGCTGGTGACGATGATCTTCTTCAGTTCGCTCGCGTTCACCGTGCTAGAAAACGCGATGTCGCTGATCTTCGTTCATCGCGTGGTGGTCAGGCGGCGGCACTTTCTGCTGTCGGCGTTGCTGCCGTATTGCTACATCCTGTTTCTCGGCGTCGGCCTGCTGATCGTCACGTTCGTGTCGAGCGGATTGGAGGCGATCGGCGCCGAAGGTGTCGATCTGTTCGGCCTGCACGTGTCGCTGCAAGGGCTCTCGCGGGTGGTGTTGTATCTGCTGGGTCTCAGCGGTGAAATCTTCGTGCTGACCTCGATCTATCTGGTCATGCCGGTCGGCAAGCCGTCGCTCAAACACGCGCTGTTCGGCGGCGTGGTCGCGGCCGTGCTGTGGGAAATCACTCGCCATGTGCTGGTCTGGTATTTCGCCACACTCTCGCAGGTCAGCGTGGTGTACGGCTCGTTGACCATGGCCATCGTGATCCTGTTCAGTCTCGAATGGCTCGCGACGCTACTGCTGTTCGGCGCCCAGGTGATCTCCCAATACGAACGCTTCGGACTCGAACCGCCCGGCGCGCCGTTGCCAAAAATTAAAACCGGTTGA
- a CDS encoding hybrid sensor histidine kinase/response regulator, producing the protein MSSTDRPQPSADALFEHAACGLLLTDHHGRLLRVNATFCDWLGYDAVELVDLKHLQDLLSAGGKVFYQTHWAPLLQTQGSVTEIKLNMVHRDGHMVPMLLNAACRRHGEADFIEIAVLIVEDRHKYERELLLARRNAEASVAAHQRAQQELQESRDVLSLAMRGARMGAWSHEPKSGKFWWSRELEALAGYAEGRFAKMPGGFFELIHPRDLIALNEAVERALASGDDYVVEFRFLHASGDWCWMEGRGRATFDRQGEPLTVYGLGTDITERKEAQTVLLRQAAIFEHLSDAIVITDLRGNITDFNVGGERMLGYRRREILGKPVTMFHPQQDALRVRREAFAALAADGTWRGELPFVRRDGSRGVCDTVVKPLANARGDIYGAVCVSRDITERRRAEQQLQRLNLELSKADRRKDEFLATLAHELRNPLAPMRNVLEILRLKEFADPQLNWSRDVFDRQLQHMTHLVDDLLEVSRITQGKLELRKQRLELARAMQSAMEAARPTVQASSHHLSVTLPREPLYLDADPTRLSQMILNLLNNAAKYTPPGGRISLAAEREGDEAVIVVRDSGIGIPREHLDSVFEMFSQLAPALDRSQGGLGIGLALVRGLAELHGGTVAAFSDGAGTGSEFMIRLPLSRAASAPTDRAAPEPAQAAGLRVVIVDDNADAAESLAMVLELEGHEVRTAGDGLAGLALIGEFAPHAVILDIGLPRLNGYEVARRVRREYGDASILLIAVTGWGQQQDKQTAVEAGFDHHFTKPVDPRELQQVLGRQRV; encoded by the coding sequence ATGTCAAGCACGGACCGCCCGCAGCCTTCCGCCGACGCACTATTCGAGCACGCCGCCTGCGGCCTGCTGCTGACCGATCACCACGGCCGCCTCCTGCGCGTCAACGCGACCTTCTGCGATTGGCTCGGTTATGACGCAGTCGAACTCGTCGACCTGAAGCACCTGCAGGATCTGCTGAGCGCCGGCGGCAAGGTGTTCTATCAGACGCACTGGGCGCCGCTGCTGCAAACGCAGGGCTCGGTGACCGAGATCAAACTGAACATGGTTCACCGCGATGGCCACATGGTGCCGATGCTGCTCAACGCGGCATGCCGCCGTCACGGCGAAGCCGACTTCATCGAGATCGCGGTACTGATCGTCGAGGATCGTCATAAGTACGAGCGGGAATTGTTGCTGGCACGGCGTAACGCGGAGGCTTCGGTGGCCGCGCATCAACGCGCGCAACAGGAGTTGCAGGAAAGCCGCGACGTGCTGAGTCTGGCGATGCGCGGCGCGCGCATGGGCGCGTGGTCGCACGAGCCGAAGTCCGGCAAGTTCTGGTGGAGCCGCGAACTGGAGGCGCTCGCGGGCTACGCCGAAGGACGCTTCGCGAAGATGCCCGGCGGCTTCTTCGAACTGATTCATCCGCGCGACCTGATCGCGCTCAACGAGGCGGTGGAGCGTGCGCTCGCGAGCGGCGACGATTACGTCGTGGAATTCCGCTTTCTGCATGCGAGCGGCGACTGGTGCTGGATGGAAGGCCGCGGCCGCGCGACCTTTGACCGCCAGGGCGAGCCGCTGACCGTCTACGGCCTCGGCACCGACATCACCGAGCGCAAGGAAGCGCAGACCGTGCTGCTGCGTCAGGCGGCGATTTTCGAGCACCTGAGCGACGCGATCGTGATCACCGATCTGCGCGGCAACATCACCGACTTCAATGTTGGCGGCGAGCGCATGCTGGGTTATCGGCGACGCGAAATTCTCGGCAAGCCCGTCACGATGTTCCACCCGCAGCAAGACGCGTTGCGGGTTCGCCGCGAAGCCTTCGCCGCGCTCGCCGCCGATGGCACCTGGCGTGGCGAGTTACCGTTCGTGCGACGCGACGGCTCGCGCGGCGTGTGCGACACCGTCGTCAAACCGCTGGCGAACGCGCGCGGCGACATCTACGGCGCGGTTTGCGTGAGCCGTGACATTACCGAGCGACGACGCGCCGAGCAGCAACTGCAGCGGTTGAACCTCGAACTCTCGAAGGCCGATCGTCGCAAGGACGAATTTCTCGCCACGCTCGCGCACGAGTTGCGTAATCCGCTCGCGCCGATGCGCAACGTGCTCGAGATTTTGCGGCTCAAGGAGTTCGCCGATCCGCAGCTGAACTGGTCGCGCGACGTGTTCGACCGCCAGTTGCAGCATATGACGCATCTGGTGGACGATCTTCTCGAGGTCTCGCGCATCACCCAGGGCAAGCTGGAGTTGCGCAAGCAACGCCTCGAACTCGCCCGCGCGATGCAATCGGCCATGGAAGCGGCGCGGCCCACGGTGCAGGCTTCATCGCATCACCTGAGCGTGACGCTGCCGCGCGAACCGCTTTATCTCGACGCCGATCCCACGCGCCTTTCGCAGATGATCCTGAATCTGCTGAACAACGCGGCCAAGTACACGCCGCCGGGCGGCCGCATTTCGCTCGCGGCGGAGCGCGAAGGCGACGAGGCGGTGATCGTGGTGCGCGATTCCGGCATTGGCATTCCGCGCGAGCATCTGGACAGCGTCTTCGAAATGTTCTCGCAGCTGGCGCCCGCACTCGACCGCTCGCAAGGCGGCCTCGGCATCGGTCTAGCGCTGGTGCGCGGGCTCGCGGAACTGCACGGCGGCACAGTCGCAGCCTTCAGCGACGGCGCGGGCACGGGCAGCGAGTTCATGATCCGCCTGCCGCTATCGCGTGCCGCGTCCGCACCGACGGATCGCGCGGCGCCCGAGCCCGCGCAGGCGGCCGGCCTGCGGGTCGTGATCGTCGACGACAACGCGGATGCCGCCGAGAGTCTCGCGATGGTGCTCGAACTCGAAGGCCACGAAGTGCGCACGGCCGGCGACGGTCTCGCGGGGCTGGCGTTGATCGGTGAATTCGCGCCGCACGCGGTGATTCTCGATATCGGTTTGCCACGGCTCAATGGCTACGAGGTCGCGCGACGGGTTCGTCGCGAGTATGGCGACGCGAGCATTCTGCTGATTGCGGTGACGGGTTGGGGTCAGCAGCAGGACAAACAGACCGCCGTGGAAGCGGGCTTCGATCATCACTTCACGAAACCGGTCGATCCGCGCGAGTTGCAGCAGGTGTTGGGGCGGCAGCGGGTTTGA
- the zapE gene encoding cell division protein ZapE yields MLDQAQITRSLAARGIEPDASQRDAIAALVALLHPQARREKLSVASERQGVYCHGLPGRGKSLVVDTVFELATCGKRRLHFHEFLREMNRRLVSEPRGDDRLGSVSRQWLDGVDLLCFDEFHVHDIADAFLMGRFLDTAISLGTRIVLTSNYAPDALLSDPEFHERFLPTIEQIERCFTVIHFDGARDYRFGGEEAEAPRFFAPLDPSNRDALRQIFVRHEGGDASLEPVTLSAAGRPLTARAAGAALLWADFDSVCVASRSHLDYLDLAGQWQGLILDNLRTDRLKKSHTLQRLVWLVDIFYDRKRALFIASDQPIEAALAGLEGAHDLSRTLSRLAEMQSRAYRSTLEEAAD; encoded by the coding sequence ATGCTTGATCAGGCTCAGATCACCCGCAGCCTCGCCGCGCGCGGCATCGAGCCCGACGCCAGCCAGCGCGACGCGATCGCGGCGCTCGTCGCGCTGCTGCATCCGCAGGCCCGGCGCGAGAAGCTCAGCGTTGCGTCTGAGCGCCAGGGCGTCTATTGCCACGGCCTGCCAGGCCGCGGCAAAAGCCTCGTGGTCGATACGGTGTTCGAACTGGCTACGTGCGGCAAGCGGCGATTGCACTTCCACGAATTTCTGCGGGAGATGAATCGGCGACTCGTCAGCGAACCTCGCGGTGACGACCGGCTTGGTTCGGTCTCGCGACAGTGGCTCGACGGCGTCGACTTGCTGTGCTTCGACGAATTCCATGTGCACGATATCGCCGATGCGTTCCTGATGGGCCGTTTCCTCGATACCGCGATCAGCCTCGGCACACGCATCGTGCTGACCTCGAACTACGCACCGGATGCGCTGCTGTCCGACCCGGAGTTTCACGAACGTTTTCTACCGACCATCGAACAGATCGAGCGCTGCTTCACGGTGATCCATTTCGACGGCGCGCGCGACTATCGTTTCGGTGGTGAAGAGGCCGAGGCGCCGCGTTTTTTCGCGCCGCTCGACCCGTCGAATCGCGACGCGCTGCGGCAGATTTTCGTGCGCCATGAAGGCGGCGACGCTAGCCTCGAACCGGTCACGCTGAGCGCGGCAGGCCGGCCGCTCACTGCGCGCGCGGCGGGCGCGGCGCTGCTGTGGGCGGACTTCGACAGCGTGTGCGTGGCGAGCCGTTCGCACCTCGACTATCTCGATCTCGCCGGGCAATGGCAGGGGCTGATTCTCGACAACCTGCGCACCGACCGGCTCAAGAAATCGCATACGTTGCAGCGGCTGGTGTGGCTCGTTGATATTTTCTATGACCGCAAGCGGGCGCTGTTTATCGCGTCCGATCAGCCGATCGAAGCGGCGCTTGCCGGGCTGGAGGGCGCGCACGATCTGTCGAGAACGCTGAGCCGGCTCGCGGAAATGCAATCGCGCGCGTATCGCAGCACGCTTGAAGAGGCGGCCGATTGA